From Deltaproteobacteria bacterium, a single genomic window includes:
- a CDS encoding methionyl-tRNA formyltransferase, with protein sequence MRRSASRRATPTADLRLLYFGTPDFAVPALRALASSSHTLVGVVSQPDRPRGRGRTLDGTPVKIAATEIGVDVLQPEKVGDESALAWMRAREPELGVVVAFGQFIPKSVRELPRLGLINAHASLLPRWRGAAPIEWAIDAGDPRTGISVMRVVKEMDAGDVCLVRETAIGADETAGEVSARLAELAAQALLDAVDQLANGRAVFAPQGSVRVTLAPKLDRGFAQLDFTQPAERLLRRIRAATPRPGVDIELVRAAKRMRIVRAKLGPDHFGHARPGALRVEAGRLLLAAGDAYLELEQIQLAGKRPMRADELLRGFRVPDAEEARTP encoded by the coding sequence ATCAGGAGGAGCGCGAGCCGGCGGGCCACGCCGACGGCTGACTTGCGCCTGCTGTACTTCGGAACGCCGGACTTCGCGGTGCCGGCTCTTCGGGCGCTCGCCTCGAGCTCGCACACCCTGGTCGGCGTGGTGTCGCAGCCCGATCGTCCGCGCGGGCGCGGCCGGACCCTGGACGGAACGCCGGTGAAGATCGCGGCGACAGAGATCGGTGTAGATGTGTTGCAGCCGGAGAAGGTCGGAGACGAGAGCGCGCTCGCGTGGATGCGCGCGCGCGAGCCGGAGCTGGGAGTCGTGGTGGCATTCGGACAGTTCATCCCGAAGAGCGTGCGCGAGTTGCCGCGGCTGGGCTTGATCAACGCGCACGCGAGCTTGCTGCCGCGCTGGCGCGGCGCCGCGCCGATCGAGTGGGCGATCGACGCGGGCGACCCGCGCACGGGCATCTCGGTGATGCGCGTGGTGAAGGAGATGGACGCGGGCGACGTGTGCCTGGTGCGCGAGACCGCGATCGGCGCGGACGAGACCGCCGGCGAGGTCTCAGCTCGGTTGGCCGAGCTCGCCGCGCAGGCGCTGCTCGACGCTGTGGACCAGCTCGCGAATGGCCGCGCGGTCTTCGCGCCGCAGGGCTCCGTGCGCGTCACGCTCGCGCCGAAGCTCGACCGCGGCTTCGCTCAGCTCGACTTCACGCAGCCCGCCGAGCGTCTGCTGCGGCGCATCCGCGCGGCCACGCCGCGGCCGGGGGTCGACATCGAGCTGGTCCGCGCCGCCAAGCGCATGCGCATCGTGCGCGCGAAGCTCGGCCCCGACCACTTCGGCCACGCGCGGCCCGGCGCGCTTCGCGTCGAGGCGGGCCGCCTGCTGCTCGCCGCGGGCGACGCGTATCTCGAGCTCGAGCAGATCCAGCTCGCCGGCAAGCGGCCGATGCGCGCCGACGAGCTGCTTCGCGGATTCCGGGTTCCCGATGCCGAGGAGGCGCGCACGCCGTGA
- the def gene encoding peptide deformylase, with protein MIRQVLQFPDARLRQKAAAVERHEIDDALRALADDMAETMYDEPGIGLAATQVGVAKRLIVMDLDWSEDGERNPRILLNPEIRVAEGRAVSEQEGCLSVPDFKSDVERHARVVVRARTLDWEEVEFDATELESFCFQHEIDHLDGVLFIDHISKLKRELYVRRRKKQLRRDQEEREPAGHADG; from the coding sequence ATGATCCGACAGGTCCTGCAGTTCCCCGACGCCCGGCTGCGCCAGAAGGCCGCGGCGGTCGAGCGCCACGAGATCGACGACGCGCTCCGCGCGCTCGCCGACGACATGGCCGAGACCATGTACGACGAGCCGGGCATCGGCCTGGCGGCGACGCAGGTCGGTGTCGCCAAGCGCCTGATCGTGATGGACCTGGACTGGAGCGAGGACGGCGAGCGCAACCCGCGCATCCTGCTGAACCCCGAGATCCGCGTGGCCGAGGGCCGAGCGGTGTCGGAGCAGGAGGGCTGCCTGTCGGTACCGGACTTCAAGTCGGACGTCGAGCGCCACGCGCGCGTGGTGGTGCGCGCGCGCACTCTGGACTGGGAGGAAGTCGAGTTCGACGCGACCGAGCTCGAATCGTTCTGCTTCCAGCACGAGATCGACCACCTGGACGGGGTCCTCTTCATCGACCACATCAGCAAGCTCAAGCGCGAGCTGTACGTACGGCGGCGCAAGAAGCAGCTCCGCCGCGATCAGGAGGAGCGCGAGCCGGCGGGCCACGCCGACGGCTGA
- the priA gene encoding primosomal protein N', with protein MSMFRLPTTVMSRIALQVGRAGEPGKGPALGVAPRRRYKQGMGITTVVEVAVPVPLDETFDYALLDGQTAEPGARVLVPHGGRRVVGVVVALKSGTAPRARGTLRAVIQVLDAEPVLPQPLLEAVLRVARDALCPPGIALAAAIPPGTASRPGTKVTLLPAGLRALERGEVRGTLGQVLWALGRRARSEAEIRTRFPAAIAALDRLERLGFVSRAPGTDPPKVRRKLERVYRVAPDLDRASAEQALARAPKQLALLSALGPAPAPARSTPALRALVEAGYVICEERERVRGSADDPLVPTEAAPELTPHQTTALAEIASAIEARGDSTFLLYGITGSGKTEVYQRAADVALRKGRSVIVLVPEISLTHQVVDRFRARFGDRVAVLHSGLSAGERFDQWRLIRENRVPIAIGARSAVFAPYTDLGLIVIDEEHDGAYKSDEGFRYHARDVALARAEREGCPVLLGSATPDVGTAWRSAHGEYARLTLPERVASRPLPTVQIVDMGNPGARGPKRGMLSRPLREALAETLAAGQQAILFLNRRGFAAHVYCFSCGFALRCTHCDISLVYHATEGVRRIDDPLEGELRCHYCGYREDPKSRCPSCDSPEGGMVAYGTERLEEEVKTSFPSARVARLDRDTSRLKGAQRGILAAFHRNEIDILVGTQMVAKGHDIPNVTLVGVVAADLGLHFPDFRAGERTFQLLTQVAGRAGRGLEPGRVVLQTFLPQHYAIALARTHDYPRFYREEVARRRPHGWPPFAEIVHVALSGKRAAAVEGAALALAGLAKTCLSDDTGGESVRVLGPAPAPLTRIRDEFRWQLLLLGPREGVRVVARELMRQAHGPAFAGVTLRLDANPLQML; from the coding sequence ATGTCGATGTTCAGGCTGCCGACGACGGTGATGTCGCGCATCGCCCTTCAGGTAGGGCGCGCCGGGGAGCCGGGCAAGGGACCGGCGCTTGGAGTCGCGCCGCGGCGGCGGTACAAACAGGGGATGGGCATCACGACCGTGGTCGAGGTCGCCGTTCCCGTCCCGCTGGACGAGACCTTCGACTACGCGCTCCTCGACGGCCAGACCGCCGAGCCCGGCGCGCGCGTGCTCGTGCCCCACGGCGGCCGGCGCGTGGTGGGCGTGGTGGTCGCGCTGAAATCCGGCACCGCGCCGCGCGCGCGCGGAACGCTTCGCGCGGTGATCCAGGTGCTCGACGCGGAGCCGGTGCTCCCGCAGCCGCTTCTCGAGGCCGTGCTCCGCGTGGCACGCGACGCGCTCTGCCCGCCGGGAATCGCGCTCGCCGCCGCGATCCCGCCCGGCACGGCGTCGCGCCCGGGCACGAAGGTGACGCTGCTTCCCGCCGGTCTTCGCGCGCTCGAGCGAGGAGAGGTGCGCGGGACGCTGGGCCAGGTGCTCTGGGCGCTCGGCCGGCGCGCGCGCTCGGAGGCCGAGATCCGCACGCGCTTTCCCGCCGCGATCGCGGCGCTCGACCGGCTGGAGCGGCTCGGCTTCGTCTCGCGCGCGCCCGGCACCGATCCGCCCAAGGTGCGCCGAAAGCTCGAGCGCGTGTACCGCGTGGCGCCGGACCTGGACCGCGCTTCGGCCGAGCAGGCGCTCGCGCGCGCCCCGAAGCAGCTCGCGCTCCTCTCGGCGCTAGGCCCCGCGCCCGCGCCCGCTCGCTCGACGCCGGCGCTACGCGCGCTGGTCGAGGCGGGCTACGTGATCTGCGAGGAGCGCGAGCGCGTGCGCGGCTCGGCCGACGATCCGCTCGTGCCGACCGAGGCGGCGCCCGAGCTCACGCCACACCAGACCACCGCGCTCGCCGAGATCGCAAGCGCGATCGAGGCGCGAGGTGACTCGACCTTCCTGCTCTACGGCATCACCGGAAGCGGCAAGACGGAGGTCTACCAGCGCGCGGCCGACGTCGCGCTGCGCAAGGGCCGCTCGGTGATCGTGCTGGTGCCCGAGATCTCGCTCACGCACCAGGTCGTCGACCGCTTCCGCGCGCGCTTCGGCGACCGCGTCGCGGTTCTGCACAGCGGCCTCTCGGCCGGCGAGCGCTTCGACCAGTGGCGGCTGATCCGCGAGAACCGCGTGCCGATCGCGATCGGCGCGCGCTCGGCGGTCTTCGCGCCCTACACCGATCTGGGTCTGATCGTGATCGACGAGGAGCACGACGGCGCGTACAAGAGCGACGAGGGCTTCCGCTACCACGCGCGCGACGTCGCGCTCGCGCGCGCCGAGCGCGAGGGCTGCCCGGTGCTGCTCGGCTCCGCGACGCCCGACGTCGGCACGGCCTGGCGCTCCGCGCACGGCGAGTACGCGCGGCTCACGCTTCCCGAGCGCGTGGCGAGCCGGCCGCTGCCGACGGTGCAGATCGTGGACATGGGAAATCCCGGCGCGCGCGGACCCAAGCGCGGCATGCTCTCGCGGCCGCTTCGCGAGGCGCTGGCCGAGACGCTCGCCGCCGGCCAGCAGGCGATCCTGTTCCTCAATCGGCGCGGCTTCGCGGCGCACGTGTACTGCTTCTCTTGCGGCTTCGCGTTGCGCTGCACGCACTGCGACATCTCCCTCGTCTACCACGCGACCGAAGGCGTGCGGCGCATCGACGACCCGCTCGAGGGCGAGCTCCGCTGCCACTACTGCGGCTACCGCGAGGACCCGAAATCGCGCTGCCCGTCCTGCGACAGCCCCGAGGGCGGAATGGTGGCGTACGGCACCGAGCGGCTCGAGGAAGAGGTGAAGACGTCGTTCCCGAGCGCGCGCGTCGCGCGCCTGGACCGCGACACGTCGCGGCTCAAGGGCGCGCAGCGCGGAATCCTGGCCGCCTTCCACAGAAACGAGATCGACATCCTGGTCGGCACGCAGATGGTCGCGAAGGGGCACGACATCCCGAACGTGACGCTGGTCGGTGTCGTCGCGGCGGACCTGGGCCTGCACTTCCCCGACTTCCGGGCCGGCGAGCGCACCTTCCAGCTGCTAACGCAGGTGGCGGGCCGCGCCGGCCGCGGGCTGGAGCCGGGGCGCGTGGTGCTGCAGACCTTCCTTCCGCAGCACTACGCGATCGCGCTGGCGCGCACGCACGACTACCCGCGCTTCTACCGCGAAGAGGTCGCGCGGCGGCGCCCGCACGGCTGGCCGCCGTTCGCCGAGATCGTGCACGTCGCGCTCTCGGGAAAGCGCGCGGCGGCAGTCGAGGGTGCGGCGCTCGCGCTCGCGGGGCTCGCCAAGACCTGCCTCTCGGACGACACCGGCGGCGAGAGCGTGCGCGTGCTCGGTCCGGCGCCCGCCCCGCTCACTCGGATCCGCGACGAGTTCCGCTGGCAGCTGCTCCTGCTCGGCCCGCGCGAGGGCGTGCGCGTGGTCGCGCGCGAGCTGATGCGGCAGGCGCACGGCCCCGCCTTCGCCGGCGTGACCCTGCGGCTGGATGCCAACCCCCTGCAAATGCTATGA
- the rbsK gene encoding ribokinase, producing MRDITVVGSLNIDISVRVPRFVRPGETLRATGLLLGAGGKGVNQAIAAARLGGRVHLVGCVGDDEFAAIPLRALAEAGVDATHVATLAGQRTGTALITVDEATGQNQIAVDAGANRSVRPEHVRDAVPAFRASAVLLVQLELPPETVETALWLARANHVRTVLDPAPARDLADGTLALVDVLTPNESEAEALTGIAIGSVESAAQAGARLQARTGGDVVVKLGEQGCVWVHATGFEHVAAPRVRALDTTGAGDAFNGGLALALARGEPLSAALREAVRAGAAATLRRGAAAAMPTPADLLALPEAR from the coding sequence ATGCGCGACATCACCGTCGTCGGCAGCCTGAACATCGACATCTCCGTGCGCGTGCCCCGCTTCGTGCGGCCGGGCGAGACGCTGCGCGCCACCGGCCTGCTGCTCGGCGCAGGCGGCAAAGGCGTGAACCAGGCGATCGCCGCCGCGCGCCTGGGCGGTCGCGTGCACCTGGTCGGCTGCGTGGGCGACGACGAGTTCGCCGCGATTCCGCTTCGCGCGCTGGCCGAAGCGGGCGTGGACGCGACGCACGTCGCGACGCTCGCCGGCCAGCGCACCGGCACCGCGCTGATCACCGTCGACGAGGCGACCGGCCAGAACCAGATCGCCGTCGACGCGGGTGCGAACCGAAGCGTGCGCCCGGAGCACGTGCGCGACGCGGTGCCGGCGTTCCGCGCGTCCGCCGTGCTGCTGGTGCAGCTCGAGCTCCCGCCCGAGACGGTCGAGACCGCGCTCTGGCTCGCGCGCGCGAACCACGTGCGAACCGTGCTCGACCCCGCGCCCGCGCGCGATCTCGCCGACGGCACGCTCGCGCTGGTCGACGTGCTCACGCCCAACGAGAGCGAGGCCGAGGCGCTCACGGGAATCGCGATCGGCAGCGTCGAATCCGCCGCGCAGGCCGGCGCGCGGCTGCAGGCGCGAACCGGCGGCGACGTGGTGGTGAAGCTCGGCGAGCAGGGCTGCGTCTGGGTTCACGCGACCGGCTTCGAGCACGTCGCCGCGCCGCGTGTCCGCGCGCTCGACACCACCGGCGCGGGCGACGCGTTCAACGGCGGGCTCGCGCTCGCGCTCGCGCGGGGCGAGCCGCTCTCTGCCGCGCTTCGCGAGGCCGTGCGCGCGGGCGCCGCCGCGACGCTGCGCCGCGGCGCGGCTGCCGCCATGCCCACCCCCGCCGACCTCTTGGCGCTGCCGGAAGCGCGCTAG
- a CDS encoding DUF2282 domain-containing protein: MDKSRSLAATALTTLIGLSVGQIAEAASAQASSGNEKCYGVVKKGQNDCGTANHGCSKQASQDADPNEWVYLPKGSCEKIVGGSLAPKDK; the protein is encoded by the coding sequence ATGGACAAGTCCCGCTCGCTCGCCGCCACCGCCCTCACCACGCTGATCGGCCTCTCCGTCGGCCAGATCGCCGAAGCCGCCAGCGCCCAGGCGTCGTCGGGAAACGAGAAGTGCTACGGCGTGGTGAAGAAGGGCCAGAACGACTGCGGCACCGCGAATCACGGCTGCAGCAAGCAGGCGAGCCAGGACGCCGACCCGAACGAGTGGGTCTACCTGCCCAAGGGCAGCTGCGAGAAGATCGTCGGTGGCAGCCTCGCGCCCAAGGACAAGTAG
- a CDS encoding DUF692 domain-containing protein, whose product MAASRPRTSSAASSLPRACGLGLRAPHYDAILAGAPDVPFFEVLAENHTTLGDPAREILTRVRERWPVTLHCVGMSLGSTDPLDFEHLGRLRELEHRLEPALVSDHLSWSSLDGRFLHDLLPLPYLEESIAHVSARIARVQDFLGRRIAIENVSSYATFAESELAEWEFLSAVAERADCSILLDVNNVHVSAVNHGFSAETYLDALPRERVAQLHIAGFSRGRELLLDSHGAAIDPAVWRLLELALERFGALPFVLERDRNIPPLSELLDEAKKASALIARRVTRDDLE is encoded by the coding sequence GTGGCAGCCTCGCGCCCAAGGACAAGTAGCGCCGCCTCGTCGCTCCCGCGCGCCTGCGGGCTCGGCCTGCGCGCGCCGCACTACGACGCGATCCTGGCCGGCGCGCCCGACGTCCCGTTCTTCGAGGTGCTGGCCGAGAACCACACCACCCTCGGCGACCCCGCGCGCGAGATCCTGACGCGCGTCCGCGAGCGCTGGCCGGTGACGCTTCACTGTGTCGGCATGTCGCTCGGCTCGACCGACCCGCTCGATTTCGAGCACCTGGGCCGGCTGCGCGAGCTCGAGCACCGGCTCGAGCCCGCGCTCGTCTCCGACCACCTGTCTTGGTCGTCGCTGGACGGCCGCTTCCTGCACGACCTTCTGCCGCTGCCCTACCTGGAGGAGTCGATCGCGCACGTCTCCGCGCGCATCGCGCGCGTGCAGGATTTCCTCGGCCGCCGGATCGCGATCGAGAACGTGTCTAGCTACGCGACCTTCGCCGAGTCCGAGCTGGCCGAGTGGGAGTTCCTGTCCGCCGTCGCCGAGCGCGCCGACTGCTCGATCCTGCTCGACGTGAACAACGTGCACGTCTCGGCGGTGAATCACGGCTTCTCGGCCGAGACCTACCTGGACGCGCTCCCGCGCGAGCGCGTGGCGCAGCTGCACATCGCCGGGTTCTCGCGCGGCCGCGAGCTGCTGCTCGATTCGCACGGCGCCGCGATCGACCCGGCCGTCTGGCGCCTGCTCGAGCTCGCGCTCGAGCGGTTCGGCGCACTCCCGTTCGTACTCGAGCGCGACCGCAACATCCCGCCGCTCTCCGAGCTGCTCGACGAGGCGAAGAAGGCGAGCGCGCTGATCGCGCGGCGAGTGACTCGCGATGATCTGGAGTGA
- a CDS encoding DUF2063 domain-containing protein, with product MLRELQRRFVRDMLAGESWVHPYRENLLCGHAEALESLYPVCRRLVGDEFFRAAARRFALGHPASSPDLNDYGAELADFFAGFEPARALPYLPDVARLERALHRALLAPVPPRVDLAALAQVPEARRGQVRFALAPGVALLESRYPADRIWLTNQPGYTGEDRVDLSEGGVRLAVWFTPDGEPALERLVPAELQLLAGFERGLTLDDACASWPGTSQELAGFLARAVQRGWIGSARVG from the coding sequence ATGCTGCGTGAGCTGCAGCGCCGCTTCGTGCGCGACATGCTCGCGGGCGAGTCATGGGTGCACCCGTACCGAGAGAACCTGCTCTGCGGCCACGCCGAGGCGCTCGAATCGCTGTACCCCGTGTGCCGCCGCCTGGTCGGCGACGAGTTCTTCCGCGCCGCCGCCCGCCGCTTCGCTCTCGGTCATCCCGCTTCCTCGCCCGATCTGAACGACTACGGCGCCGAGCTGGCCGACTTCTTCGCCGGCTTCGAGCCCGCGCGCGCCCTGCCCTACCTGCCCGACGTCGCGCGCTTGGAGCGGGCGCTGCACCGCGCGCTGCTCGCGCCGGTTCCGCCGAGGGTCGACCTCGCGGCGCTCGCGCAGGTGCCCGAGGCGCGCCGCGGCCAGGTGCGCTTCGCGCTCGCGCCCGGCGTCGCGCTGCTCGAGTCCCGCTACCCCGCCGACCGGATCTGGCTCACCAACCAGCCCGGCTACACCGGCGAGGATCGCGTCGACCTGTCCGAGGGCGGCGTGCGGCTGGCCGTCTGGTTCACGCCGGACGGCGAGCCCGCGCTCGAGCGGCTCGTCCCGGCCGAGCTCCAGCTGCTCGCCGGCTTCGAGCGCGGACTCACGCTCGACGACGCGTGCGCGTCCTGGCCAGGCACGAGTCAGGAGCTGGCCGGATTCCTCGCCCGAGCGGTGCAGCGCGGGTGGATCGGGTCGGCGCGGGTCGGGTGA
- a CDS encoding pyridoxamine 5'-phosphate oxidase, which translates to MRILPLSPAPFTAPTDRDMLPSERREFVRTHRTCIFGYERRSDGPAMSVVYYVPTDGDELLVSTMGGRAKAKAVARSGKISLCILDERWPFAYLQVYCDARLETDPALVVDVMMAVGGRMSGKPLPAEARPVVQAMAEKEGRVVLRCRPYETFAQPPRHLHRNDQQEEITHWITGAMAWNATDRP; encoded by the coding sequence ATGCGCATCCTCCCGCTCTCGCCCGCCCCGTTCACCGCTCCGACCGACCGCGACATGCTCCCATCCGAGCGCCGCGAGTTCGTCCGCACGCACCGCACCTGCATCTTCGGTTACGAGCGGCGCTCCGACGGGCCGGCGATGTCGGTGGTCTACTACGTGCCGACCGACGGCGACGAGCTCCTCGTCTCCACGATGGGAGGCCGGGCCAAGGCGAAGGCAGTGGCGCGCTCGGGAAAGATCAGCCTCTGCATTCTCGACGAGCGCTGGCCCTTCGCGTACCTGCAGGTCTACTGCGACGCGCGGCTGGAGACCGATCCCGCGCTGGTGGTCGACGTCATGATGGCTGTCGGCGGCCGCATGTCGGGGAAACCGCTGCCCGCGGAGGCTCGGCCGGTGGTGCAGGCGATGGCGGAGAAGGAGGGCCGCGTCGTCCTGCGGTGTCGCCCCTACGAGACCTTCGCGCAGCCGCCCCGCCACCTGCACAGGAACGACCAGCAGGAGGAGATCACCCACTGGATCACGGGAGCGATGGCGTGGAACGCAACCGACCGGCCGTAG
- a CDS encoding TetR/AcrR family transcriptional regulator: MGQAQKRRRRLRRSRGDIRERLLDAALVEFGAKGFDGASTRAIAERIDAHQPQIHYHFESKEALWRAAVDHLFAELGRAMEGLDFGADPARTTAIDTLADGFAELIRRFVRFAAARPELNQIMLHEATARSARLRWMTDRHVRPLYDAVRVLWRRLREAGIAAPIDDAMFHYVLVGAASLPYVNAPEVRLLTKAEPTDPSWVERHADGLVATFLPNRS, encoded by the coding sequence ATGGGTCAAGCGCAGAAGCGCCGTCGTCGGCTGCGCCGATCGCGCGGGGACATCCGCGAGCGCTTGCTCGACGCCGCCCTCGTGGAGTTCGGAGCGAAGGGGTTCGACGGCGCCTCGACGCGCGCCATCGCCGAGCGCATCGACGCCCACCAGCCTCAGATCCACTACCACTTCGAATCGAAGGAGGCGCTCTGGAGAGCGGCGGTGGATCACCTCTTCGCGGAGCTCGGTCGCGCCATGGAGGGGCTCGACTTCGGAGCGGATCCGGCCCGGACCACCGCGATCGATACGCTCGCGGACGGGTTCGCCGAGCTGATCCGGCGCTTCGTGCGTTTCGCGGCTGCAAGGCCCGAGCTGAACCAGATCATGCTGCACGAGGCAACCGCCAGGAGCGCGAGGCTTCGCTGGATGACCGACCGGCACGTTCGGCCGCTCTACGACGCCGTACGCGTGCTCTGGCGCCGCCTGCGCGAGGCGGGGATCGCCGCGCCCATCGACGATGCGATGTTTCATTACGTGTTGGTGGGCGCCGCGTCACTCCCCTACGTGAACGCTCCGGAGGTGCGCCTGCTGACGAAAGCGGAGCCGACTGACCCCTCCTGGGTGGAGAGGCATGCGGACGGGCTCGTCGCGACCTTCCTGCCGAATCGAAGCTGA
- a CDS encoding phosphotriesterase → MSQLDPKVMTVRGPVAPEALGLTSLHEHILCDLSACYRDRFRKILPAEMEMPDGPFEIGERSTLRHAMLLSSSNLRLDDEKVMTAEVADFAAAGGGAIVETGSPGIRTGQDVRAFARISQATGVHIVACTGLYAEDSWPERFRGLSEAQYADYLRGEIASGIDGSGILPGQIKVAYEGRSADADAYLRAAARVSRESGLSLQVHVGLLQSNPELRESFLPLLYGSECVPERTVICHVENWLGSLPLQQIVLEPRLAAQDLTLHREVLDRGFHVCFTCIGAEWDLEELGFAHRPDWFYLAGLVALIREGYADQLTIGHDVFTKLCTRRGGGEGYTRIPRFVLPLLGRCGVSDADVRKLTVENPARLLAQ, encoded by the coding sequence ATGAGCCAGCTCGACCCGAAGGTGATGACCGTGCGTGGACCCGTGGCGCCGGAAGCGCTCGGCCTCACGTCGCTGCACGAGCACATCCTGTGCGATCTGTCCGCGTGCTACCGCGATCGGTTCCGGAAGATCCTGCCGGCCGAGATGGAGATGCCGGACGGGCCGTTCGAGATCGGGGAGCGCTCGACGCTGCGGCACGCGATGCTGCTGTCGAGCAGCAACCTTCGGCTGGACGACGAGAAGGTGATGACGGCCGAGGTCGCGGACTTCGCGGCGGCGGGCGGGGGCGCGATCGTCGAGACCGGCTCGCCGGGGATCCGCACCGGCCAGGACGTGCGCGCGTTCGCGCGCATCTCGCAGGCGACCGGCGTGCACATCGTGGCGTGCACGGGGCTGTACGCGGAGGACAGCTGGCCGGAGCGCTTCCGGGGTTTGTCGGAAGCGCAGTACGCGGACTACCTGCGCGGCGAGATCGCGAGCGGGATCGACGGCTCGGGAATCCTGCCGGGCCAGATCAAGGTCGCGTACGAGGGACGAAGCGCCGACGCGGACGCGTACCTGCGCGCGGCGGCGCGCGTCTCGCGCGAGTCGGGGCTCTCGCTGCAGGTGCACGTGGGCTTGCTTCAGTCGAACCCCGAGCTGCGCGAGTCGTTCCTGCCGCTCCTGTACGGGAGCGAGTGCGTGCCGGAGCGGACGGTGATCTGCCACGTCGAGAACTGGCTGGGGTCGCTGCCCCTGCAACAGATCGTGCTCGAGCCACGGCTTGCGGCGCAGGACTTGACGTTACACCGCGAGGTGTTGGACCGCGGCTTCCACGTCTGCTTCACCTGCATCGGCGCGGAGTGGGACCTGGAGGAGCTCGGCTTCGCGCACCGGCCCGACTGGTTCTACCTGGCGGGACTGGTGGCGCTGATCCGCGAGGGCTACGCGGACCAGCTCACGATCGGACACGACGTGTTCACCAAGCTCTGCACGCGCCGCGGCGGCGGCGAGGGCTACACGCGGATCCCCCGCTTCGTGCTGCCCCTGCTCGGACGCTGCGGGGTGTCCGACGCGGATGTCCGCAAGCTCACGGTCGAGAATCCGGCGCGGCTTCTGGCGCAGTGA